TGGACGGCCTTGCAGGACTCGACGGGTGGCAGGCATCTGCCTGAGCACGCGGGCATCCAGCGCAACCCGCCGCGTGACCGCGCGGCCCTGCCGCATTTCGCGAGCTTCGCCGCCCATCCCGGCGATCTCGCGCTGTACGGCGGCGAATACATCCGCCGGAAGAAAATCCGGCTTCATGACATATCCTTGCCGGTCGAAATCCTGCCTGTCTTGCGCATCGAGCAGGTGCGCCAGTTTTTTACGCCGAAGGGCTGCCATGAAATGAGCAAGCCGGGCCCTCGCGACAAGCAGCCCCAGCTTGTTCAAAGCGAGGCTGCCGATCAGGGGATTGTCTTTGAACGATTTGGCGCTGGTGGCCAGCGCAGCTATCCACAAGGGCGCCATGAGCCAGCGCACAACCTTGCGGCCGAGCAGAGATATCTGGACAGGATATTGCCGAAAGTCTGGCTTTTTCACGGCACAAAATGCACGGCCGCCTTACGGCGGCCGGCAAACGTTTTTGTTGTCTGGCGCCCGAAGCCCCATTTTATTCAAGCAAGCTGCGCAGCATCCAGGCGTTTTTCTCGTGGATGTCCATGCGCTGGGTAAGCAGGTCGGCAGTGGGCTGGTCGTTGGCGCCGTCGGCCTTGTCGAAGGCGGCGCGGGCCGTCTTGGATACGGCTTCGTTGCCTTTGACCAGCAGGCGCACCATTTCCATGGCGTCGGGCACGCTGCCCGGCTCGGAAATGGACGAAAGCTTGGAAAACTCGCGGTAGGTGCCCGGGGCATGCACGCCCAGCGCGCGGATGCGTTCGGCGATGTCGTCCAGCGCGGCCCATTCTTCCGAATATTGCGTCATGAACATCTGGTGCAGCGTGTTGAACAGCGGACCAGTGACGTTCCAGTGGAAGTTGTGGGTCATCAAGTACAGCGTGTAGGAATCCGCCAGCACTTTGGAAAGTTCGCCCGCGATGGCGGCGCGATCTTTGTCGGAAATGCCGATGTTGATGCGAACGGCGGGGCTACCGGTGGCTTTGGACGACTTGGCCATGTAGTGCTCCTTTATTTAAGGATAAGGACGAAACAAGAATACCACTGGAACAAGACAAAAAAAGGTGGCGACTGGCGGGAATACAGGGCTGGTATTGCTTGGATACAAAACATGGGCCGGAGATATCTCGGTCAGGCGGTGTCTGGCACCCTGCGGGAGCCAGACACCCGGCTTGAGCCATCACCCTTCAAGTGGCCACTGCTTCTTTATCCAACATTTTCACCCCCGGCAATCCGCATTCATAAACTGCCTGCGCCAATGCCTCGATGGCGGCCAGGCGCGGGAAGCTGCGGCGCCAGGCAAGGACGACGCGGCGTTCGGGCGGGGCGCCCTCGAACGGCAGGTAGCGCAGCAGCGCCTTGGGCTGGGGCGCTTCGGGAACGGCGGTGACCGGCAGCACGGTCACGCCGATGCCGGCCGCCACCATATGCCGGATGGTTTCCAGCGACGACCCTTCGAAGGTGCGCTGGATGCCGTCGCTGGCCGCTGAAAAACGCGACAGTTCGGGGCACACTTCCAGCACCTGGTCGCGAAAGCAGTGGCCGGTGCCCAGCAGCAGCATGGTCTGCTGCTTCAGGTCTTCGGAACTGATGGCCGGGCGGTCGGCCCATTCGTGGTCGCGCGGCACGGCCACCACGAAGGGCTCGTCGTACAGGGGCTGGGTGACCAGGCCGGCCTCGGGCAGCGGCAAGGCCATGATGGCGCAGTCGATCTCGCCCTGGCGCAGCAATTCCACCAGGCGCAGGGTGAAGTTTTCCTGCAGCAGCAGCGGCATTTGCGGGGTGCGGGCGATCTGCATGGGCACCAGCCGCGGCAGCAGGTAGGGCCCGATGGTGTGGATCACGCCCACGCGCAGCGGGCCGGCCAGCGGGTCGTGCCCCTGGCGGGCGATTTCCTTGATGCTGGCGCTTTCTTCCAGCACCTTCTGGGCCTGCGTGACAATGCGCTGGCCGATGGCGGTAACGCCCACTTCGGCGCCGCCGCGCTCGAACAGGGTCACGCCCAGTTCGTCTTCCAGCTTGCGTATGGCCACCGACAAGGTGGGCTGGCTGACGAAACAGGCTTCGGCGGCACGGCCGAAATGCCGCTCGCGCGCGACCGCGACGATGTATTTGAGTTCGGTCAGAGTCATGGCGATACGTACCTTGCGTGGGACGGCCGCGGGAAGCGGAATGATGGAAAGGGTTTCATGTGCGCAGGAAGTCTTCGCGGCCGCGCATCCAGCGCGCCAGATGGGCCTGGACCGCCGCCGGATGCTCGGCGCGCAGCCAGGCGGCGGCCTCGCGCGCCTGCTCGGCAATGCCCACGTCGGACTCCAGGTCGGCAAAGCGCAGCAGCGTCACGCCGGACTGGCGCGTGCCCAGGAATTCTCCGGGGCCGCGCTGTTCCAGGTCGCGGCGCGCGATTTCGAATCCGTCGGATGTCTCGAACATGGCGCGCAGCCGCTGGCGCGCCACCTGCGACAGCGGCGTCTGGTACAGCAGCACGCATACTGATTCGGCGCTGCCCCGCCCTACCCGCCCGCGCAACTGGTGCAGCTGGGCCAGGCCGAAGCGCTCGGCGTGTTCGATGACCATCAGCGAGGCGTTGGGCACATCCACGCCCACTTCGATGACGGTGGTGGCGACCAGCAGGTCGATGTCGCCATCGCGAAACGCCTGCATCACGGCGGCCTTGTCGGCCTGCGGCAGGCGGCCGTGCACCAGGCCCAGCCGCAGGTCGGGCAGCTCGGCCTGCATGGCCTGGTAGGTGTCGACGGCCGTCTGCAGCTGCAGCGCCTCGCTTTCTTCGACCAGCGGGCAAACCCAATAGGCCTGCCGGCCTTCCCGCACCGCGTGCGCGATGTGGGCGATGACTTCGTCGCGCCGTCCGTCGGACACCAGTTTGGTGACCACCGGCGTGCGCCCGGGCGGCAGCTCGTCGATGACCGAGACATCCAGGTCGGCGAAGAAGGTCATGGCCAGGGTGCGCGGTATGGGCGTGGCGCTCATGTTCAGCTGGTGCGGCACAAGCTGGCCCTGCGGCGCCTCGCCCTTGCGGGTCAGCGCCAGGCGCTGGCCCACGCCGAAGCGGTGCTGTTCGTCGACGATGGACAGGCCCAGGCGGTGGAATTCGACATGGTCCTGGATCAGGGCCTGGGTGCCCACCACCAGCTGCACGCTGCCGTCGGCGGCGCTGGCCGCGGCCTGGCGGCGCACCTTGGCGGCCAGGCTGCCGCTTAGCCAGGCCACGTTCACTCCCAGCGGCTGCAGCCACGACACCAGTTTGCGGAAATGCTGTTCGGCCAGGATTTCGGTGGGCGCCATCAGCGCCACCTGCGCGCCGCAGGCGATAGCCTGGGCGGCGGCGATGGCGGCGACCACTGTCTTGCCGCTGCCCACGTCGCCCTGCAGCAGGCGGTGCATGGGATATGGCTTGGCCAGATCGGCGGCGATTTCCTGCACAACGCGCTGCTGCGCGCCGGTCAATTGGAACGGCAGTGCCGCGTACAGGCGCGCCACCAGGCCGCCCGGGCCGCCCCGCGCGGGCAGCGGCTCGGCCCGGATGCTGCGGCGGGCGGCGCGGGCGGCCGCCAGCGACAATTGCTGGGCCAGCAGTTCGTCGAACTTGATGCGGTGCCAGGCGGGGTGGCCGCGTTCGATCAGGTCTTGCTCGGAAACGCCGGGCGGCGGGGCATGCAGCAGGCGGATGGCGGGCGCGAACGGCATCAGGCCGTAGCGCTGCAACGCCGCCGGCGGCAGCGTGTCGTCCAGGTCGGCCTGCTGCAGCGCCTGGGCGATGGCCTTGCGCAGCGAAGGCTGCGACAGCCCGTCGGTGCTGGGGTATACGGGGGTCAGCGCATCGGGCAGCGGGCTTTCGGCGCTGCTCATGCGCGGATGCACGATTTCGCGGCCGAACAGGCCGCCGCGCACTTCGCCGCGCGCGCGCAGGCGGCGGCCAGTGGCCAGCTGTTTTTGCTGGCTGGGGTAGAAATTCAGCCAGCGCAACTGCAGTTCGCCGCTGTCGTCGGCCATCACGGCCGTCAGTTGGCGACGCGGCCGGTACAGGACTTCGCTGCGCAGGATCTCGCCTTCGACCTGGGCCGTGGCGCCCGGCCGCAGCGACGCGATGGGCACGATGCGGGTTTCGTCTTCGTAGCGCAGCGGCAAATGCAGAATGCAGTCTTCGGCCGTGACCAGGCCCAGGCTGTGCAGTTTGCGCTGCACATCTGTCAGTGCCCCCCCGGCGCCGGCGGCGGCGCCAGGAGTCTTGCGTGCCGCGGCGGTGGCTGGCATGGCGCGAGGCCCGGTGCAGGCGCGGCCTGCCGCTTACAGCACCAGGATGGCTTCGACCTCGAACTGCGCGCCCTTGGGCAGGCTGGCCACGCCCACGGTGGAGCGCGCCGGGAACGGCTGCGGAATGAGCTCGGCCATGATGGCGTTGGCGGCCGTGAATTTGTTCAGGTCGGTCAGGAACAGGGTCAGCTTGACGATGTCGTTCAGGGTGCCGCCGGCTTCCTGGATCACGGCGGTCATGTTGGCGAAGGCCTGGCGCACCTGGGCGTCGAAGTTCTCGGACACCAGGTCGCCGGTGCCGGGCTCCAGGCCGATCTGGCCGGACAGGTACACCGTTTTGCCGCCGGTGGCGGCAACGGCTTGCGAATAAGGGCCGACCGCGGCGGGGG
This genomic window from Bordetella petrii contains:
- a CDS encoding Rid family detoxifying hydrolase; this translates as MSKQIIHTDEAPAAVGPYSQAVAATGGKTVYLSGQIGLEPGTGDLVSENFDAQVRQAFANMTAVIQEAGGTLNDIVKLTLFLTDLNKFTAANAIMAELIPQPFPARSTVGVASLPKGAQFEVEAILVL
- a CDS encoding Dps family protein, translated to MAKSSKATGSPAVRINIGISDKDRAAIAGELSKVLADSYTLYLMTHNFHWNVTGPLFNTLHQMFMTQYSEEWAALDDIAERIRALGVHAPGTYREFSKLSSISEPGSVPDAMEMVRLLVKGNEAVSKTARAAFDKADGANDQPTADLLTQRMDIHEKNAWMLRSLLE
- the recG gene encoding ATP-dependent DNA helicase RecG, with protein sequence MVTAEDCILHLPLRYEDETRIVPIASLRPGATAQVEGEILRSEVLYRPRRQLTAVMADDSGELQLRWLNFYPSQQKQLATGRRLRARGEVRGGLFGREIVHPRMSSAESPLPDALTPVYPSTDGLSQPSLRKAIAQALQQADLDDTLPPAALQRYGLMPFAPAIRLLHAPPPGVSEQDLIERGHPAWHRIKFDELLAQQLSLAAARAARRSIRAEPLPARGGPGGLVARLYAALPFQLTGAQQRVVQEIAADLAKPYPMHRLLQGDVGSGKTVVAAIAAAQAIACGAQVALMAPTEILAEQHFRKLVSWLQPLGVNVAWLSGSLAAKVRRQAAASAADGSVQLVVGTQALIQDHVEFHRLGLSIVDEQHRFGVGQRLALTRKGEAPQGQLVPHQLNMSATPIPRTLAMTFFADLDVSVIDELPPGRTPVVTKLVSDGRRDEVIAHIAHAVREGRQAYWVCPLVEESEALQLQTAVDTYQAMQAELPDLRLGLVHGRLPQADKAAVMQAFRDGDIDLLVATTVIEVGVDVPNASLMVIEHAERFGLAQLHQLRGRVGRGSAESVCVLLYQTPLSQVARQRLRAMFETSDGFEIARRDLEQRGPGEFLGTRQSGVTLLRFADLESDVGIAEQAREAAAWLRAEHPAAVQAHLARWMRGREDFLRT
- a CDS encoding LysR substrate-binding domain-containing protein; amino-acid sequence: MTLTELKYIVAVARERHFGRAAEACFVSQPTLSVAIRKLEDELGVTLFERGGAEVGVTAIGQRIVTQAQKVLEESASIKEIARQGHDPLAGPLRVGVIHTIGPYLLPRLVPMQIARTPQMPLLLQENFTLRLVELLRQGEIDCAIMALPLPEAGLVTQPLYDEPFVVAVPRDHEWADRPAISSEDLKQQTMLLLGTGHCFRDQVLEVCPELSRFSAASDGIQRTFEGSSLETIRHMVAAGIGVTVLPVTAVPEAPQPKALLRYLPFEGAPPERRVVLAWRRSFPRLAAIEALAQAVYECGLPGVKMLDKEAVAT